A genomic stretch from Sulfobacillus thermosulfidooxidans includes:
- a CDS encoding DUF420 domain-containing protein, with protein sequence MGIAGYWGLFNELLMITSAVVVAFGWYFIRHKRIDIHRKFMLTGASLGAAFFVSYVLSTFTIGDTYFGGPKKYNAPYQVFLQFHVILATAAAVMGVITLRWALRARFNKHKKIAPWTATFWFVSALTGLAVFLMLFVIFPPGPTTKSLVQILVGH encoded by the coding sequence ATGGGTATTGCAGGATATTGGGGCCTTTTTAATGAATTATTAATGATTACGAGTGCAGTCGTTGTCGCTTTTGGATGGTATTTTATTCGACACAAGCGCATCGATATACACCGCAAATTTATGTTAACTGGCGCGAGTTTGGGTGCCGCTTTCTTTGTGAGTTATGTCTTGAGCACTTTTACCATTGGTGATACATATTTTGGCGGGCCGAAAAAATATAATGCACCGTATCAAGTATTTTTGCAGTTTCATGTTATTTTGGCGACGGCTGCGGCAGTGATGGGCGTGATCACGTTGCGTTGGGCGTTAAGAGCCCGGTTTAATAAACACAAGAAAATTGCGCCCTGGACGGCAACATTTTGGTTTGTCTCGGCGCTGACCGGCCTTGCCGTGTTCTTGATGCTTTTTGTGATCTTTCCCCCGGGTCCCACGACCAAAAGTTTAGTGCAGATTCTTGTAGGACATTAA
- a CDS encoding alpha/beta hydrolase, whose amino-acid sequence MNRVTDLHFLSSPSVLQDEEHPLLVLLHGFGSDERDLMAIRPYIDPKWAVVTIRAPFREGSGFRWYALKSLQSPDFDEMAQALALLKKWFGGLALRFPHVPPHQVIVGGFSQGAVMALHLGLYEPLREIGGVSVLSGYLPNPPSPNAAWRRLPIFWGHGLDDQILPYALAQTAHDILSRHNIAITFRSYTMGHEVIEEELHDLMDWLDGVVK is encoded by the coding sequence ATGAATAGAGTCACCGATTTACATTTTTTGTCATCGCCTTCTGTTCTACAAGATGAAGAGCATCCCCTTTTAGTTTTATTGCATGGTTTTGGATCCGATGAAAGGGACTTAATGGCGATTAGACCCTATATTGATCCCAAATGGGCCGTGGTCACTATTCGGGCCCCGTTCCGCGAAGGTTCCGGATTTCGCTGGTATGCCTTAAAATCTTTGCAATCCCCAGATTTTGATGAAATGGCTCAAGCCCTAGCGCTGTTGAAAAAATGGTTTGGGGGCCTTGCACTTCGGTTTCCCCATGTTCCTCCCCACCAAGTGATCGTGGGCGGATTTAGTCAAGGGGCAGTGATGGCGCTTCATCTAGGTCTTTACGAACCATTGCGAGAAATTGGCGGCGTCAGCGTGTTGAGCGGATATTTACCTAATCCCCCTTCCCCCAACGCAGCTTGGCGCCGTCTTCCCATCTTTTGGGGACATGGTCTTGATGATCAGATCTTGCCTTATGCCCTGGCACAAACAGCTCATGATATCTTAAGTCGTCATAATATTGCGATAACATTTCGTTCTTATACGATGGGACATGAGGTTATTGAAGAGGAATTGCATGATCTGATGGATTGGTTGGATGGTGTCGTCAAATAA
- a CDS encoding D-alanyl-D-alanine carboxypeptidase family protein, giving the protein MRSMQKQRRSYLRWTFTRMMWVTVLIAVLMGGGMIVLAPRLEQIKQITPSLQVPKIYHLPDVPSPWHTVAGSCEIQVAGGPVLFEKNAQEERPIASTTKIMTAYLTLENKMMPLTRNITITAQEVLNDRQGLLKADSEVPLSRGQIVSVQDLLWALMLPSADDAAWVLARAATDNHPERFIAAMNEQARRFHMNHTHYVDPDGVNHEGYSTAADLMILTQHVMKNPEFRRLVRTKTHKTAFGVLTNLNQLLWTYPGAIGVKTGWTPWAGSCLVFGATRREHGSPLTVYGVVLGEPAFNPMFHDTAQLLNTAFHTAWSPLIHAGQTVVVLNIHRILTTTTLDLYTSQPLGAFDVGEDATLQYRLKKLGSSWHAGQVLGYVRIEAQRWPKSSWVPLKARSSYVMPWWAHL; this is encoded by the coding sequence ATGCGATCCATGCAAAAACAACGCCGCTCGTACCTGAGATGGACTTTTACCCGCATGATGTGGGTCACGGTTTTGATAGCGGTGTTGATGGGGGGAGGAATGATCGTTCTCGCTCCGCGGTTAGAACAGATCAAACAGATTACGCCAAGTCTTCAAGTTCCCAAAATATATCATCTTCCCGATGTGCCGAGTCCGTGGCATACGGTGGCAGGAAGTTGTGAAATTCAAGTCGCCGGGGGACCGGTTTTATTTGAAAAAAATGCCCAAGAAGAGCGTCCTATTGCGTCGACCACCAAAATTATGACGGCTTATTTGACCCTAGAGAACAAGATGATGCCGTTAACCCGGAACATCACGATTACGGCGCAAGAAGTTCTCAATGACCGCCAAGGATTGTTAAAAGCGGATAGCGAAGTTCCCTTATCCCGTGGACAGATTGTGAGTGTTCAGGATTTGCTGTGGGCATTGATGCTCCCATCCGCAGATGATGCGGCGTGGGTATTGGCCCGCGCAGCAACGGATAACCACCCTGAGCGCTTTATTGCTGCGATGAACGAACAAGCTCGCCGGTTTCATATGAATCACACCCATTATGTGGATCCAGACGGGGTGAATCATGAGGGATATTCGACGGCGGCGGATTTGATGATTTTGACCCAGCATGTGATGAAAAACCCAGAGTTTCGCCGGCTGGTCCGAACGAAAACCCATAAAACCGCCTTTGGTGTGCTGACGAATCTGAACCAATTGCTATGGACCTATCCGGGAGCCATCGGGGTTAAGACAGGATGGACACCTTGGGCAGGCAGTTGTCTCGTTTTTGGCGCGACCCGAAGAGAGCATGGCAGTCCATTAACTGTTTACGGCGTTGTTTTGGGAGAACCTGCATTTAATCCGATGTTTCATGATACGGCGCAGTTACTGAACACAGCGTTTCATACCGCGTGGTCACCTTTAATTCACGCTGGGCAAACGGTTGTCGTCCTTAATATTCACCGTATCTTGACGACAACGACGCTCGATTTATACACATCACAACCTTTGGGAGCATTTGATGTGGGAGAAGACGCCACACTCCAGTACCGCCTGAAGAAACTCGGATCTTCATGGCATGCAGGTCAGGTCTTAGGATATGTTCGCATTGAAGCCCAAAGATGGCCTAAGAGCTCGTGGGTGCCGCTCAAAGCTCGCTCCTCATATGTCATGCCGTGGTGGGCTCATTTGTAA
- a CDS encoding D-alanyl-D-alanine carboxypeptidase family protein, which translates to MISQSKRRKPAPATPWGAVILAFLLIVSAWINQQFFSHPSHHALSASPTRITPIKTLYTVEPGPEETPALPFKIGESSGILWNLNTHQLLWQLHPHTPGPLASTTKLMTIYLVLHHLPLNRVITISPQAAATTGSDIFMAPGEHFTVKQLLYGLMLASANDASVALAENLAGSRAAFIQEMNQEAKALGMKGTHYADPDGLSPQSVGTAWDLSIIAEQDLRNPLFRRIVDTKVTALPHNPVVRNLNGLLFIDPSVIGIKTGWTTQAGFNLVFAATRKIDGHSVTLLGVILHAQYGFPPEYQDAEKILNWGFQQVALQMSPPRHDI; encoded by the coding sequence ATGATATCACAGTCAAAACGGCGTAAACCAGCACCCGCCACACCGTGGGGGGCCGTCATTTTAGCTTTCCTGTTAATCGTATCGGCATGGATTAACCAACAGTTTTTTTCGCATCCCTCACATCATGCCCTCTCCGCTTCCCCAACACGCATTACTCCTATCAAAACCTTATACACCGTGGAACCCGGTCCTGAAGAGACACCAGCCTTACCCTTTAAAATTGGAGAAAGCTCGGGAATTCTTTGGAATCTTAATACCCACCAATTATTATGGCAGCTTCATCCCCATACTCCAGGCCCCTTGGCTTCCACCACCAAATTGATGACCATTTACTTGGTGCTGCATCATCTTCCCCTTAACCGGGTCATTACGATCAGTCCCCAAGCTGCTGCCACGACCGGGTCCGACATTTTTATGGCACCGGGAGAACATTTTACCGTGAAACAGCTTCTCTATGGTTTAATGCTCGCTTCAGCCAATGATGCCTCTGTCGCCCTAGCCGAAAATCTGGCCGGTTCTCGCGCGGCCTTTATTCAAGAAATGAATCAAGAAGCTAAGGCGCTGGGAATGAAAGGCACACATTATGCTGATCCGGACGGCCTCTCTCCCCAATCCGTCGGCACGGCCTGGGATTTGTCGATCATTGCCGAACAAGATTTACGTAACCCCTTATTTCGACGCATTGTGGATACGAAGGTCACAGCATTACCCCATAATCCTGTGGTTCGAAACCTCAATGGTCTCTTGTTCATCGATCCGTCGGTCATTGGCATCAAGACAGGGTGGACAACCCAAGCAGGCTTCAACTTGGTATTTGCGGCGACTAGGAAAATCGACGGGCACTCAGTGACTTTGCTGGGAGTGATTCTTCACGCTCAATATGGCTTTCCGCCGGAATATCAAGATGCTGAAAAGATTCTCAACTGGGGTTTTCAGCAAGTGGCGTTACAAATGAGCCCACCACGGCATGACATATGA
- the mntR gene encoding transcriptional regulator MntR: MSTPNQEDYLEAIWRLTEQKGYARVSDIAECLHISQASVSKMIRKLKEEGWLEVERYRGLSLTSKGMAEGRLLLARHQILERFLRHLAISDPKTVYHDVEGIEHHFSTETLDRLSALVSFIDQNPTWWNKFLAQLSSLPKA, translated from the coding sequence ATGTCCACACCCAATCAAGAAGATTATCTGGAAGCGATTTGGCGATTGACCGAGCAAAAAGGCTACGCCCGCGTTTCGGACATTGCTGAATGCCTCCATATCAGCCAAGCTTCCGTTAGTAAAATGATTCGCAAATTGAAAGAAGAAGGGTGGCTGGAAGTCGAACGGTACCGCGGCCTCTCGTTAACGTCTAAAGGCATGGCGGAAGGGCGGCTATTATTAGCCAGACACCAAATTCTGGAACGCTTCCTGCGCCATCTTGCTATTTCCGACCCCAAAACAGTCTATCATGATGTCGAAGGCATCGAACATCATTTTAGTACCGAAACCTTGGACAGACTTTCTGCGCTTGTGTCCTTTATTGATCAAAATCCGACATGGTGGAACAAATTTCTTGCGCAATTGTCATCTTTACCCAAAGCATAA
- a CDS encoding cation diffusion facilitator family transporter: MHEHSHHTVTISRLKWALILTIIVFIVEFLGALSSRSLSVLSNAVHLLSDVGAMALAYYAARIENNPPTKQLSYGYARSGILASLINSLILVILAIGLIVAGIYRLIRPEPVMAQSIIWLGLVAFLFNILVTLLLMPNDIHDLNLRAMFWHAASDAAGSLSVMVSGFLILWTHFNGFDPLAGMLIGVILFKAALNISRQSVNILMEGTPPGVKPQDIEHALLTIPRVHEVHHLHIWALRSDYNLLSAHILIDNVSVQEGQEILAAIAHYLQDHFPIHHVTIQLETQQHDHVDDDCHPHLPPHSEKD, translated from the coding sequence GTGCATGAGCACTCACATCATACTGTAACCATATCCCGACTAAAGTGGGCACTCATTCTCACCATCATTGTGTTCATCGTGGAATTTCTCGGAGCCTTATCCAGCCGCAGTTTGTCCGTCCTTTCTAATGCCGTGCATCTTTTAAGCGATGTCGGTGCCATGGCGCTTGCCTATTATGCGGCCCGCATTGAAAATAATCCCCCTACCAAGCAACTGAGTTACGGATATGCACGCAGTGGCATCTTGGCATCATTGATTAACAGCTTAATTTTAGTCATATTAGCCATCGGACTCATTGTTGCGGGCATTTACCGGTTAATTCGTCCAGAACCCGTGATGGCCCAATCCATCATTTGGCTAGGATTGGTTGCTTTCCTCTTTAATATTCTGGTCACATTACTCCTTATGCCAAACGATATCCATGACTTGAATCTCCGTGCCATGTTCTGGCACGCTGCCAGTGACGCAGCAGGATCATTAAGCGTCATGGTTTCCGGATTCTTGATTCTGTGGACCCACTTTAACGGCTTCGATCCTCTCGCTGGTATGCTCATTGGCGTCATCTTGTTCAAAGCGGCCTTAAACATCAGTCGTCAGAGTGTCAACATCTTGATGGAAGGAACCCCCCCTGGCGTAAAACCTCAAGACATAGAGCACGCGCTTTTGACAATTCCCCGTGTGCACGAGGTCCATCACCTTCACATTTGGGCTTTACGCTCCGACTACAATTTATTATCCGCCCATATCCTCATAGACAATGTTTCCGTCCAGGAAGGACAAGAAATTCTTGCAGCCATTGCCCACTATCTGCAAGATCATTTTCCTATCCACCACGTCACCATTCAGTTAGAAACCCAACAACATGATCATGTGGATGATGATTGTCACCCCCATTTGCCCCCTCATTCTGAAAAGGACTAG
- a CDS encoding HAD family hydrolase — protein MAKPLIIFDLDGTLYRGDAPYWYYAEQVSRFLPPEIGQAYLQRVENHLTGRQTVEASDNWEAVVRLMEPFGESLTPEQWQEAFMATRRYMLSGQCPLELPWDLKPFLSNLKGQVILAVASNSPDEAAKPLLEQLGLIGLFDVIKTAAQKPEGLITLVSEITHNDYAPDQIFSIGDHYNNDIAPGIQHGWITGHISPRRIFPGPATFKVTALEELYPHIRTWVQRIKEGTNG, from the coding sequence TTGGCAAAACCTTTAATCATTTTTGACTTGGACGGAACATTGTACCGGGGCGATGCGCCGTATTGGTATTATGCTGAGCAAGTCAGCCGGTTTTTACCCCCGGAGATAGGTCAAGCCTACTTACAGCGGGTAGAGAACCATCTGACAGGCCGTCAAACGGTGGAAGCTTCCGATAATTGGGAAGCGGTTGTGCGTCTCATGGAGCCCTTTGGCGAAAGTTTAACGCCAGAGCAGTGGCAGGAAGCCTTTATGGCGACCAGGCGGTATATGTTAAGCGGACAGTGCCCTCTGGAATTGCCTTGGGATCTTAAGCCATTTCTCTCTAATCTCAAAGGGCAGGTTATTTTGGCTGTTGCCAGTAATAGTCCTGATGAGGCGGCCAAGCCCTTATTGGAACAGCTCGGTCTAATCGGTCTTTTTGATGTCATCAAAACCGCAGCCCAAAAGCCTGAAGGACTCATCACATTGGTATCGGAAATTACGCATAATGATTATGCACCCGACCAGATTTTTAGCATTGGGGACCATTATAATAACGATATTGCGCCAGGAATTCAGCACGGATGGATTACGGGGCATATTAGTCCTCGCCGAATTTTTCCAGGACCTGCCACCTTTAAGGTGACGGCATTAGAAGAACTTTATCCCCATATTCGCACCTGGGTACAACGCATTAAGGAAGGGACTAACGGATAA
- a CDS encoding MBL fold metallo-hydrolase, translated as MATIQFFGGVGVIGSSKIVIEQDGWRVLLDFGLEFNPGGGLYRQGIVPRPAHALSDRLLTGDAPWIPHIYDPDFSKGIDGLAVGNDHKTAVFITHAHLDHIGLTGYIDPHIPIWASPDTIEIMRAAHEAGEDLEGHWPKLRPLEAEHTLTFGPFTVMRYDVDHDIIGASGYSVATNSGIVAFTGDIRLHGRHPEKSLHFAHKVEGCKALVIEGTTLSFGFKDPVRTEHEVDEDFAKILENTPGLVLLTIYPRNLERIEAFIKIVHAHHREILWSRSTAAFLKAMGLDVGAMSEESLPDIRKNSAHYVLQLNPSDWPLMLDLPLGPRSVFVHANGAPLGTFDPLWPVLQDWLRYVHTPFWPIGTGGHASPDGLRELLEIIHPDIVFPLHSQEPDRLWPPPGTKRWLPERGRIYDLDSN; from the coding sequence ATGGCGACCATTCAATTTTTTGGCGGCGTCGGGGTCATTGGTTCGAGCAAAATTGTCATTGAGCAAGACGGATGGCGTGTACTGTTAGATTTTGGCTTGGAATTTAATCCCGGGGGAGGATTGTACCGGCAAGGTATTGTGCCACGCCCCGCACATGCGTTGTCTGATCGCCTGTTAACAGGTGACGCGCCCTGGATACCCCATATCTACGATCCGGATTTTTCCAAGGGAATAGATGGATTGGCAGTGGGGAATGATCACAAAACCGCCGTATTTATCACTCATGCGCACCTCGATCATATTGGCCTTACCGGTTATATCGATCCTCACATTCCCATTTGGGCATCTCCTGATACCATAGAGATTATGCGTGCAGCGCACGAAGCGGGGGAAGATTTGGAGGGACATTGGCCGAAGCTTCGCCCTTTAGAAGCAGAGCACACCCTGACCTTTGGACCCTTTACGGTGATGCGTTATGATGTGGACCACGATATCATTGGGGCTTCAGGATACAGTGTGGCCACAAACAGTGGGATAGTGGCTTTTACTGGGGACATTCGTTTACACGGCAGGCATCCCGAAAAAAGTTTGCACTTTGCGCACAAAGTCGAGGGCTGTAAGGCTCTCGTTATTGAAGGAACCACCCTGTCCTTTGGATTTAAAGACCCCGTTCGCACCGAACATGAGGTCGACGAGGACTTTGCTAAGATTTTGGAAAACACTCCCGGTCTTGTTCTGTTGACCATCTATCCGCGCAATCTTGAACGCATCGAAGCTTTTATTAAGATTGTCCATGCACATCACCGCGAAATTTTATGGTCCAGGTCGACTGCAGCATTTCTTAAGGCGATGGGACTCGATGTAGGAGCCATGAGCGAAGAGAGTCTGCCGGACATCAGGAAAAACTCCGCACATTATGTGTTGCAATTAAATCCATCTGATTGGCCCTTAATGCTCGATTTGCCGCTAGGTCCAAGGTCAGTCTTTGTGCATGCCAATGGTGCTCCATTGGGCACCTTTGATCCTTTATGGCCAGTATTGCAAGATTGGTTGCGGTATGTCCACACCCCTTTTTGGCCGATTGGGACGGGAGGGCATGCGAGCCCCGATGGTTTACGTGAGTTATTGGAGATCATTCATCCTGACATTGTGTTCCCTTTGCACTCGCAAGAACCGGACCGATTATGGCCTCCGCCTGGAACCAAACGCTGGCTGCCGGAACGAGGGCGTATCTATGATTTAGACAGCAACTGA
- a CDS encoding NAD-dependent epimerase/dehydratase family protein yields MRILILGGDGYLGWPTAIYLSHQGHDIAVADNFVRRQYDYELGAESLVPIASLQQRVKTWKDITGRKINVYVGDMTDAGFVYRMIEEFKPDTIVHYAEQRSAPYSMIDREHAVYTQVNNVVGTLNVIYAIADLNPDIHLVKLGSMGEYGTPNIDIEEGFLEVEHNGRKDILPYPKQPGSFYHLSKVHDSHNILFACKNFGLRSTDLNQGIVYGVETEQTVLHPDLATRLDYDGVFGTVLNRFCIEAVLGHPLTVYGVGEQKRGLLDIRDTVRCIEIAAENPPERGEYRVFNQFTEEFSIKELAELVAKTYPGEVKVELVEDPRTEALTHYFNARHTKLIDLGLVPHLLSDTLIQSLFGVIEKYKDRVNWDVIRTFVNWRRTRNPLYNND; encoded by the coding sequence GTGAGAATTTTGATTTTAGGGGGAGATGGATATTTAGGCTGGCCGACAGCTATCTATCTCTCACACCAAGGCCACGATATTGCAGTGGCAGATAATTTTGTCCGCCGCCAATATGACTACGAATTGGGCGCGGAAAGCCTTGTTCCCATTGCATCGCTCCAGCAACGGGTAAAAACCTGGAAAGACATAACCGGCCGCAAAATTAACGTGTATGTAGGCGACATGACCGATGCCGGTTTTGTATATCGCATGATTGAAGAATTTAAGCCTGACACGATAGTGCATTATGCGGAACAACGTTCAGCGCCCTATTCCATGATTGACCGTGAACATGCCGTGTACACACAGGTTAATAATGTTGTCGGGACCCTCAACGTGATTTATGCGATTGCGGATTTAAATCCGGACATTCACTTGGTCAAGCTTGGCTCCATGGGTGAATATGGCACCCCAAATATTGATATTGAAGAAGGATTTTTAGAAGTCGAGCATAATGGGCGAAAAGACATTTTGCCCTACCCTAAGCAGCCGGGTTCTTTCTATCACTTATCGAAAGTCCATGACAGTCATAACATCCTCTTTGCATGTAAAAACTTTGGTCTTCGCTCCACGGATTTGAACCAGGGGATTGTGTATGGGGTAGAAACCGAACAAACCGTCCTTCATCCCGATTTAGCCACCCGTCTAGATTACGATGGCGTCTTTGGGACAGTTCTTAACCGGTTTTGTATCGAAGCGGTTTTAGGACATCCCTTGACGGTTTATGGTGTAGGGGAACAAAAACGGGGATTATTAGACATTCGCGACACCGTACGGTGCATTGAAATTGCTGCAGAAAATCCCCCGGAGCGTGGCGAATACCGGGTCTTTAATCAGTTTACGGAAGAATTTTCAATTAAAGAATTAGCGGAACTTGTGGCCAAAACCTATCCCGGAGAAGTTAAGGTCGAACTGGTGGAAGATCCCCGAACAGAAGCTTTAACCCATTATTTTAACGCGCGTCATACCAAATTAATTGATTTGGGCCTCGTTCCTCACTTACTTTCTGATACGTTGATTCAATCCTTATTTGGTGTGATTGAGAAATACAAGGACCGCGTCAATTGGGATGTCATCCGCACCTTCGTCAATTGGCGACGTACGCGCAATCCTTTATACAATAACGATTGA
- a CDS encoding class I SAM-dependent methyltransferase, which translates to MKRQWGLGLLGALGLGFIAVRVNGKLRPKPMPVQIEQFFLTNPLRVSYFGPRDALRLAGNLEGLRVLEIGTGVGVILEEIAKRVGEGGQAFGVDIQSDAIAKTEQRLSQHGLMSRTGLATANALEMPWTDGSMDRVIMVAMLGEIPSSHRVEALKEAGRVLNRDGKLVITEFWPDPHFIPLPKMVRLLRQAGFNIVDVYQKPLLYSISAKKEV; encoded by the coding sequence ATGAAACGTCAATGGGGTCTTGGACTTTTAGGTGCGTTAGGATTAGGCTTTATTGCTGTGCGGGTGAATGGAAAATTGCGGCCCAAGCCGATGCCGGTGCAAATCGAACAGTTTTTCCTGACCAATCCTCTACGGGTTTCCTATTTCGGACCCCGCGATGCCTTGCGCTTGGCAGGGAATTTAGAAGGATTGCGTGTCTTGGAAATCGGTACAGGCGTTGGTGTCATTTTAGAAGAAATTGCAAAACGGGTGGGAGAAGGCGGGCAGGCTTTCGGGGTTGATATTCAAAGTGATGCCATTGCTAAAACCGAACAGCGTCTCAGTCAACACGGGTTGATGTCACGAACGGGACTGGCCACAGCGAATGCTTTAGAGATGCCGTGGACCGATGGCAGCATGGATAGAGTGATTATGGTGGCGATGTTAGGGGAGATTCCCTCGTCTCACCGGGTAGAAGCGCTTAAAGAAGCGGGCCGGGTGTTAAATCGTGACGGCAAACTTGTTATTACTGAATTTTGGCCTGATCCGCATTTCATTCCTTTGCCCAAAATGGTCCGTCTCTTGAGGCAAGCCGGTTTCAATATTGTTGATGTCTATCAAAAACCTTTGTTGTATAGCATTTCTGCCAAAAAGGAGGTTTAA
- a CDS encoding IS607 family transposase produces the protein MDEQFVSIGKAAKMLGMSIDGLRKWEREGRLIPVRTVTNHRRYRVADLRALMHEDAPDVARDTRCLLYARVSTKKQQDAGNLDRQLGRLTAFAAEQRWTVVAALTDVASGLNEKRRGLHRLLDLAQQHQAGIVAVEYKDRLARFGFTYLESYLHAFGVRVVVIESPVKDDPQELVEDLIAITTSFSARIYGKRRDKDGLDRASSDGDLSAGRSPRMKTTIFGVLLEVTPDQDTVLRRLMRKYGFMLRFAFQRLVGGLQNIGGLERHCASETELPLRYAKDAVQEAQDLIRARHQAMKDGATLWTQRVKKTRERLTALRASPHPNARRIAGQERKLTHQEAQQAFYQQHVEAGTFPPVVFGTKKRWWDRFKTLDDPIAEQARQQAWREEWDESRNGRLSARGDRTKRGNPLLRVCAGADHWILEISLDCRKPGKPDAKVPRYEKLAIPLYIARKVSKKTGQVNGRDYEGLLRRVLASDDPYQVEILRRQGRYQVRITVEEVPAPIQTDPRHGWVGVDTNSTFLALCHVLPNGNPHAFATIGDPRLFDVRSTQRDALVGGLAVETVQWAQARGAGLVVEDLQFIHDRDVSAKFNRVTHQFNYRALLMAVERQAAREGVGLRKVTPAYTSIIGRFKYQPQYGISVHHAAALVIGRRGGLKVRRENVPKALRLWMQDRDQWNDPTYRKNDWSAWARIKRIMTKTLASHHQYLSAWLGYRKTLFSK, from the coding sequence ATGGACGAGCAGTTTGTCAGCATCGGCAAGGCGGCCAAGATGCTCGGCATGAGCATCGACGGACTCCGGAAGTGGGAACGCGAAGGGCGCCTGATTCCGGTGCGTACCGTGACGAATCATCGGCGCTATCGGGTCGCGGACTTACGCGCCCTGATGCACGAGGATGCTCCTGATGTTGCTAGGGATACTCGTTGTCTCCTCTATGCGCGAGTCTCGACCAAAAAACAACAAGATGCGGGGAACTTGGATCGTCAACTCGGGCGGTTAACCGCGTTCGCTGCGGAGCAGCGATGGACTGTGGTGGCTGCTCTTACCGATGTCGCGAGCGGCTTGAATGAAAAACGGCGGGGTCTCCATCGGTTGCTGGATCTTGCTCAGCAACACCAAGCGGGCATCGTGGCTGTGGAGTACAAGGATCGATTGGCGCGCTTCGGGTTTACTTATCTGGAAAGTTACCTGCACGCCTTTGGCGTACGTGTTGTCGTCATAGAAAGTCCGGTGAAAGACGATCCCCAGGAACTCGTGGAGGACTTGATTGCCATTACCACGTCCTTCTCGGCCCGCATTTATGGCAAGCGCAGGGACAAAGATGGGCTCGACCGTGCGTCAAGCGATGGCGACCTTAGCGCAGGAAGGAGTCCCCGGATGAAGACGACCATTTTTGGTGTCTTGCTCGAGGTCACGCCCGATCAGGACACGGTGTTACGCCGTTTGATGCGCAAATATGGGTTCATGCTACGATTTGCCTTTCAACGATTGGTTGGCGGACTACAAAACATAGGTGGTTTGGAACGTCACTGTGCCAGTGAAACGGAGTTGCCGCTGCGTTACGCCAAAGATGCGGTGCAAGAAGCGCAAGACCTCATTCGGGCCCGCCATCAAGCCATGAAAGACGGGGCGACTTTATGGACGCAACGCGTGAAAAAAACCCGAGAACGGTTGACCGCACTCCGGGCATCCCCGCATCCGAATGCCCGCCGCATTGCGGGACAAGAACGTAAACTCACGCATCAAGAAGCCCAGCAAGCGTTTTATCAACAGCATGTCGAGGCCGGCACCTTTCCTCCCGTGGTGTTTGGCACAAAAAAACGGTGGTGGGATCGGTTCAAGACTCTCGATGACCCCATCGCCGAACAGGCACGCCAGCAGGCGTGGCGGGAAGAATGGGACGAGAGCCGGAATGGTCGGCTGTCAGCACGTGGGGATCGAACCAAAAGGGGCAATCCCCTCCTGCGCGTCTGCGCAGGGGCCGACCATTGGATCTTAGAAATCTCTCTCGATTGCCGCAAACCGGGCAAACCCGACGCCAAAGTTCCTCGGTATGAGAAACTGGCAATCCCTCTCTATATTGCGCGGAAGGTGTCCAAGAAAACCGGCCAAGTCAATGGCCGTGATTATGAGGGGCTTCTGCGTCGAGTGCTCGCCTCCGACGACCCCTATCAAGTCGAAATTCTCCGACGTCAAGGACGGTATCAGGTGCGTATTACCGTCGAAGAAGTCCCCGCGCCTATCCAGACCGATCCGCGTCATGGCTGGGTGGGCGTGGATACCAATAGCACCTTTTTAGCTCTCTGTCACGTGTTGCCAAACGGCAATCCCCACGCCTTCGCAACGATCGGGGATCCCCGTCTCTTCGATGTCCGATCGACCCAACGCGACGCGTTGGTGGGAGGTCTCGCGGTCGAGACCGTTCAGTGGGCTCAGGCTCGTGGAGCGGGACTGGTCGTGGAAGACTTGCAATTCATCCATGATCGGGATGTGAGCGCCAAGTTTAACCGCGTGACGCACCAGTTTAATTACCGGGCCTTGCTGATGGCGGTCGAACGACAGGCCGCGCGGGAAGGCGTCGGCTTGCGGAAAGTCACACCGGCTTATACCTCGATTATCGGGCGGTTCAAGTATCAGCCGCAATACGGGATTAGCGTGCATCACGCCGCGGCCCTCGTGATCGGGCGACGCGGCGGACTGAAAGTCCGCCGGGAAAACGTTCCGAAAGCCTTGCGGCTTTGGATGCAAGACCGCGATCAATGGAACGACCCCACGTATCGGAAAAATGATTGGAGTGCATGGGCTCGGATTAAACGGATCATGACGAAGACGTTGGCATCGCACCATCAGTATTTGAGTGCCTGGTTAGGGTATCGCAAGACATTATTCTCTAAATGA